The following proteins come from a genomic window of Microbacterium sp. SY138:
- a CDS encoding MIP/aquaporin family protein translates to MADVNLGLYFLSELVGTAMLVLLGCGVVANVALAKNKGFGGGFLMVNWGWGLAVFAGVLVSAYSGAILNPAVGIGLLLAGKISFVMFLTATAAELVGAILGAVVTWLAYKQHFDEEPDPANKLGVFSTGPAIRSYGWNLVTEIIGTFVLVFVIFAFADYGDIEVGTPGGLGPLTALPVALLVVAIGASLGGPTGYAINPARDLGPRIAHAILPIKGKGSSDWSYSWVPVVGPLIGGAIAAAAAPVLLHLA, encoded by the coding sequence ATGGCTGATGTGAATCTCGGTCTCTACTTCCTCTCCGAGCTGGTCGGCACAGCGATGCTCGTGCTGCTCGGATGTGGTGTCGTCGCCAACGTGGCCCTCGCGAAGAACAAGGGCTTCGGCGGCGGCTTCCTGATGGTCAACTGGGGATGGGGCCTCGCGGTCTTCGCCGGTGTGCTCGTCTCCGCCTACTCCGGTGCGATCCTCAACCCGGCCGTCGGCATCGGCCTGCTGCTCGCGGGCAAGATCAGCTTCGTGATGTTCCTGACGGCCACGGCCGCTGAACTCGTCGGAGCGATCCTCGGTGCCGTTGTCACGTGGCTCGCATACAAGCAGCACTTCGATGAGGAGCCCGACCCGGCCAACAAGCTCGGCGTGTTCTCGACCGGCCCCGCGATCCGCTCGTACGGCTGGAACCTCGTCACCGAGATCATCGGTACCTTCGTGCTCGTGTTCGTGATCTTCGCGTTCGCCGACTACGGCGACATCGAGGTCGGCACCCCCGGCGGCCTCGGACCGCTCACCGCGCTCCCCGTAGCACTCCTCGTGGTCGCGATCGGCGCCTCCCTCGGTGGCCCGACCGGCTACGCGATCAACCCGGCGCGTGACCTCGGCCCGCGTATCGCTCACGCGATCCTCCCGATCAAGGGCAAGGGCTCCAGCGACTGGTCCTACTCGTGGGTCCCGGTGGTCGGTCCGCTCATCGGTGGTGCGATCGCCGCCGCTGCAGCGCCCGTCCTGCTGCACCTCGCCTGA